The Triticum aestivum cultivar Chinese Spring chromosome 3A, IWGSC CS RefSeq v2.1, whole genome shotgun sequence genome includes a region encoding these proteins:
- the LOC123061330 gene encoding uncharacterized protein isoform X1 produces MFFQRKNSKKVKNTDASSPKKDKDSRGKNDFFDRAKGGFGALAGSIKSAKNDAEERAAKVQEDVNAGIEAILETGSGILEKAKEDVGGHSETSLSKELGQGSEEQGQKDMDALSSMLDKAKDKVKSNPDVMEKVNSVLDKVKNHPEVMEKVAEVLHLGKRESKEKEPEAEDKTKEGETSADKTQDSNILDQAVEEIQAVVAAVQQQETTGDETQVPVEAAAETDAPAQEEKREVEKDNPKNRIDFLGFFAMIFERFCSPADKKKD; encoded by the exons ATGTTTTTCCAGCGCAAGAATTCCAAGAAAGTGAAAAACACCGATGCATCATCGCCCAAGAAGGACAAAGATAGCCGTGGGAAGAACGACTTCTTCGATCGCGCCAAGGGTGGGTTTGGTGCCCTTGCAGGAAGCATCAAATCAGCCAAGAATG ACGCTGAAGAGAGGGCAGCAAAGGTTCAAGAGGATGTGAACGCCGGCATTGAAGCAATCTTGGAGACGGGCTCAGGCATTCTTGAGAAAGCCAAGGAGGATGTTGGAGGCCATTCAGAAACGAGCCTGTCGAAGGAACTAG GTCAAGGAAGTGAAGAACAAGGACAGAAGGACATGGATGCCTTAAGTTCAATGCTCGACAAGGCGAAAGACAAGGTGAAAAGCAACCCTGATGTGATGGAGAAAGTCAATTCGGTCCTCGACAAGGTTAAGAACCACCCAGAAGTCATGGAGAAAGTTGCTGAGGTTTTACATCTGGGAAAACGTG AATCCAAAGAGAAAGAACCCGAGGCCGAGGACAAGACAAAAGAAGGCGAGACCTCTGCCGACAAGACCCAAGACTCAAACATCCTAGACCAGGCCGTGGAAGAAATTCAGGCTGTTGTGGCAGCTGTGCAGCAGCAGGAAACAACCGGGGATGAAACTCAAGTTCCAGTCGAGGCTGCTGCCGAAACTGACGCTCCAGCTCAAGAAGAAAAACGGGAGGTGGAGAAAGACAACCCCAAGAACCGAATCGACTTCCTTGGATTCTTCGCCATGATCTTTGAGAGGTTCTGCTCCCCAGCTGACAAGAAGAAAGACTAG
- the LOC123061330 gene encoding uncharacterized protein isoform X2, protein MDALSSMLDKAKDKVKSNPDVMEKVNSVLDKVKNHPEVMEKVAEVLHLGKRESKEKEPEAEDKTKEGETSADKTQDSNILDQAVEEIQAVVAAVQQQETTGDETQVPVEAAAETDAPAQEEKREVEKDNPKNRIDFLGFFAMIFERFCSPADKKKD, encoded by the exons ATGGATGCCTTAAGTTCAATGCTCGACAAGGCGAAAGACAAGGTGAAAAGCAACCCTGATGTGATGGAGAAAGTCAATTCGGTCCTCGACAAGGTTAAGAACCACCCAGAAGTCATGGAGAAAGTTGCTGAGGTTTTACATCTGGGAAAACGTG AATCCAAAGAGAAAGAACCCGAGGCCGAGGACAAGACAAAAGAAGGCGAGACCTCTGCCGACAAGACCCAAGACTCAAACATCCTAGACCAGGCCGTGGAAGAAATTCAGGCTGTTGTGGCAGCTGTGCAGCAGCAGGAAACAACCGGGGATGAAACTCAAGTTCCAGTCGAGGCTGCTGCCGAAACTGACGCTCCAGCTCAAGAAGAAAAACGGGAGGTGGAGAAAGACAACCCCAAGAACCGAATCGACTTCCTTGGATTCTTCGCCATGATCTTTGAGAGGTTCTGCTCCCCAGCTGACAAGAAGAAAGACTAG
- the LOC123061329 gene encoding mitochondrial carrier protein CoAc1, whose product MGSSQESTFSSASTAAQVNALGLLPVYAKELIAGGAAGAFAKTAVAPLERVKILLQTRTQGFQSLGIVQSLRKLWQYEGIRGFYKGNGASVLRIVPYAALHYMTYEQYRCWILNNAPSVGTGPVVDLFAGSAAGGTAVLCTYPLDLARTKLAYQVSNVAQPVNSLGNFGRQPVYNGVKDVFKTVYKEGGVRSLYRGIGPTLIGILPYAGLKFYIYEDLKSRVPEDYKRSVILKLSCGALAGLFGQTLTYPLDVVRRQMQVQNKQPQNANDAFRIRGTFQGLFLIIRCQGWRQLFAGLSLNYVKVVPSVAIGFTTYDMMKNLLGVPPREKAHPLTGNSNK is encoded by the exons ATGGGTTCCTCGCAAGAATCCACATTTTCATCTGCCTCAACCGCCGCACAAGTGAATGCTTTGGGCTTACTACCTGTCTATGCCAAGGAGCTTATTGCTGGTGGTGCAGCTGGTGCATTCGCAAAGACTGCCGTCGCGCCACTTGAGAGGGTAAAGATCTTATTGCAG ACAAGAACCCAAGGGTTTCAATCCCTTGGGATTGTCCAATCCTTGAGGAAGCTGTGGCAATACGAGGGAATTCGAGGTTTCTACAA AGGAAATGGTGCGAGTGTGCTTCGGATTGTTCCATATGCAGCATTGCATTACATGACATATGAGCAGTATAGGTGCTGGATACTGAATAATGCGCCATCAGTGGGTACAGGACCTGTGGTTGATCTGTTCGCTGGCTCAGCTGCTGGCGGAACTGCAGTTCTGTGTACCTACCCTTTAGACTTGGCTAGGACCAAGCTGGCATACCAG GTTTCAAATGTAGCCCAACCTGTCAATTCATTGGGAAATTTTGGCCGCCAACCAGTATATAATGGTGTAAAGGATGTTTTTAAAACTGTTTACAAGGAAGGAGGTGTACGATCTTTGTACCGTGGGATAG GCCCAACCTTGATCGGTATTCTTCCATACGCGGGTCTGAAATTTTACATATATGAGGACCTAAAATCTCGTGTTCCCGAAGATTACAAGAGATCTGTTATATTGAAGCTCTCTTGTGGGGCTTTGGCTGGTCTTTTTGGACAAACCCTCACTTATCCACTGGATGTTGTCCGAAGGCAAATGCAG GTTCAGAACAAGCAGCCCCAGAATGCAAATGATGCCTTCCGCATAAGAGGAACATTTCAGGGTCTCTTTCTTATCATTCGGTGCCAGGGGTGGAGACAACTGTTCGCTGGCTTGAGCCTTAATTATGTCAAG GTTGTCCCTTCAGTTGCTATTGGTTTCACGACATATGACATGATGAAAAATTTGCTGGGAGTACCTCCACGCGAGAAAGCTCATCCGTTGACTGGTAACAGCAACAAATGA